In the genome of Osmerus mordax isolate fOsmMor3 chromosome 15, fOsmMor3.pri, whole genome shotgun sequence, one region contains:
- the znf438 gene encoding zinc finger protein 438 encodes MKSLQFRSIAPKAPAPAPAVMPSPALLSCQPSEATTATSPKSIIVPAQNYALMQVAGQEGTFSLVALPPSVSSQTPQSQQPQQQPMQTNLKLPISRYQPMRSKGTPPAPVKSAPPINKTKTPTKVTVTTRARSLASVKRRPLESKETKENPAKVEPSEQMILIDSSSNEISVTAVLPDNAVLYPGSQVKQEVEPSNRPASDLLQNIHYPSTAAKNPLAKIEEESSRPYQAKQTPTQPAGAGSITVLSPAIFSKAVQIIPSPPKGKLPILPYSKMKSTLIPTAKLNNMSPEKRFPIASPDPASKTTETVDAMRHSQVPNSTPQNQPQEKAFIPLLSPLPKPPGKKRGRKRKTMEDILAFEARKKRSLSFFRRRVPEKPPAVPLGSKPKEVDISKKYRSIRPKPMLVMETVPQLVSLPALTPDTQDQELLLGHQLSAKLLDCPGTPQPAPLHFRPSAQRVYLGSRPVHRCPTCGRCFQFKHHLQSHMNSHTNSRPYACPVCRKAYAHSGSLSTHMKLQHSDGRPRKTLRCEFCEKAFGYVGVYFSHLREVHKVVLTVEPSISQHEEQVAIEGEMSPDEQGQEREDPVELQIKCGRCQAITPTFADMKLHLLYVHGEEVQVRLREGAARGGREAEDELVKHAAHYWRQLNEKRNLVKCGSCDEEFFSFSKLKRHILRHHRGEPEDGESGESAGEAEGVCSRGRSSREGAGFLWAGSAYNCVLCSHMLDSREEVMEHWRSRHNCEQPSVLWEALSSYSGQGETEMETETDTPAHSPSH; translated from the exons ATGAAGAGCCTCCAGTTCAGAAGCATCGCCCCCAAGGCCCCGGCGCCAGCCCCAGCAGTGatgccctccccagccctcctctcctgccagcCCTCCGAAGCCACAACGGCCACCAGTCCCAAATCCATCATCGTGCCAGCCCAGAACTATGCCCTGATGCAGGTGGCAGGCCAGGAGGGAACTTTCTCTCTGGTGGCACtgcctccttctgtctcctctcagACCCCTCaatcacaacaaccacaacaacagccaaTGCAAACAAACCTAAAACTACCTATTTCCCGATACCAGCCAATGAGAAGCAAGGGAACCCCGCCTGCCCCAGTCAAGTCAGCCCCGCCTATTAACAAGACAAAGACCCCCACTAAGGTCACCGTGACGACCCGGGCACGGTCATTAGCTTCAGTGAAGAGGAGGCCGTTGGAGTCCAAAGAGACAAAGGAGAACCCGGCCAAAGTTGAACCTTCAGAGCAGATGATCCTTATAGACTCCTCGTCCAATGAGATTTCAGTCACAGCTGTGCTCCCCGACAATGCTGTCCTCTACCCAGGCTCCCAGGTGAAGCAGGAAGTAGAGCCCTCCAATAGACCTGCCTCGGACCTCCTCCAGAACATCCACTACCCCTCGACCGCTGCCAAGAACCCTTTAGCCAAAAtcgaggaggagagcagcaggcccTACCAAGCCAAACAAACTCCAACACAACCAGCAGGAGCCGGCAGCATCACCGTCCTCTCCCCAGCCATCTTCAGCAAGGCTGTCCAGAtaatcccctcccccccgaaAGGCAAACTTCCCATCCTTCCCTACTCCAAGATGAAGAGCACTCTTATCCCCACCGCCAAGCTCAACAACATGTCCCCCGAGAAGAGGTTCCCCATCGCCTCCCCAGATCCAGCCTCCAAGACCACAGAGACTGTAGATGCCATGCGTCACAGCCAGGTGCCAAACTCCACgccccagaaccagccccagGAAAAGGCCTTCATACCACTGCTCAGCCCTTTACCAAAACCTCCAGgtaagaagagggggaggaagagaaagaccaTGGAAGACATTCTGGCTTTTGAGGCAAGGAAAAAAAGATCCTTGTCTTTCTTCAGGAGGAGGGTTCCGGAGAAACCCCCGGCTGTCCCTCTGGGCTCCAAGCCGAAAGAGGTGGACATCTCCAAGAAGTACCGCAGTATACGACCCAAGCCCATGCTAGTGATGGAGACTGTTCCCCAGCTGGTCAGCCTTCCCGCCCTGACTCCAGACACCCAGGACCAAGAGCTCCTCCTGGGGCACCAGCTCTCCGCCAAGCTCCTGGACTGCCCCGGTACTCCCCAGCCCGCTCCCCTACACTTCCGACCCAGCGCCCAGCGAGTATACCTGGGTAGTCGGCCGGTACACCGATGCCCGACCTGCGGCCGCTGCTTCCAGTTCAAGCATCACTTGCAGAGCCACATGAACAGCCACACCAACAGCCGGCCCTACGCCTGCCCTGTCTGCCGCAAGGCCTACGCCCACTCAGGAAGCCTGAGCACCCACATGAAGCTGCAGCACTCCGACGGGCGGCCCCGGAAGACGTTGCGATGCGAGTTCTGCGAGAAGGCTTTTGGCTACGTGGGCGTGTACTTCAGCCACCTGAGGGAGGTCCACAAGGTGGTGCTGACGGTGGAGCCTTCCATCAGCCAGCACGAGGAGCAAGTGGCCATAGAAGG GGAGATGTCTCCGGACGAGCAGGGGCAGGAGCGTGAGGACCCAGTGGAGCTGCAGATCAAGTGCGGCCGCTGCCAGGCCATCACCCCGACCTTCGCCGACATGAAGCTCCACCTCCTCTACGTCCACGGCGAGGAGGTCCAGGTGCGACTCCGCGAGGGCGCCGCGCGAGGCGGCCGCGAGGCCGAAGACGAGCTGGTCAAGCACGCGGCGCACTACTGGCGGCAGCTCAACGAGAAGCGGAATCTGGTCAAGTGCGGAAGCTGCGACGAGgagttcttctccttctccaagcTCAAACGCCACATCCTGCGCCACCACCGAGGGGAGCCCGAGGACGGCGAGAGCGGGGAGAGCGCCGGAGAGGCCGAGGGCGTTTGTAGCCGAGGGCGATCGTCCCGGGAGGGCGCGGGCTTTCTCTGGGCCGGCTCGGCCTATAACTGCGTGCTGTGTAGCCACATGCtggacagcagagaggaggtgatggaaCACTGGAGAAGTCGCCACAACTGTGAGCAGCCCAGCGTGCTGTGGGAGGCCCTCAGCTCTTACTCTGgtcagggggagacagagatggagacggAGACAGACACACCTGCCCACAGCCCCTCACATTAG